In the Flavobacterium pallidum genome, one interval contains:
- a CDS encoding ATP-binding protein, whose protein sequence is MLKKLNRITIYKKILWLTLLSAIFFLALFAAIYYYTVQQEKDVYKVSRAQFDNEVNSLMELDAQTNISNIIDMVYWDEFVSYLKTEDKYWFDQNVNSSLDTYKADYLGIYDVNRKFVSKSSTQSITTLDFIPKAAFDVIDSKRLVEFYIRIPEGFVQVFGSGVHATADIYEKKTKPLGYFFIVKLMNGAYFESLEKLNNSNIGFYNSFPDPENNIYVVRNLKDYNGKTITKLLFKRTFDVSFHTTKNILILLIITYLCSIVIYLYYSRQWVYKPLSLITSILEKGNVNDMESLKHIPGEFRHIGNLFEERDKQKKQLEVAKAKAEESDRLKSSFLTNISHEIRTPMNAVIGFSGILQNNNLSEQERAEYSRILHSSGINLVSIIDDLIEMSRIDTNQVIPNYTAVDIDLCLKVLYESIKITLPAEKELDFHIAWPDQRAAGKIVTDEIKLRQILTNLVTNAIKYTERGFVSITYQINELSSEVLFSVRDSGIGIDPKEHGKIFERFFRIDNDFSVKAGGLGLGLAISKAYVNMLGGEISIESIDNAGAEFRFTIPLHYAVNEDSKSIPTTDVENESNEVLTILVAEDNNINFLLLQKMLHKHNHVILRACNGREAVDICEKDKSIDLVLMDIKMPVMDGYEAFELIRKMNPLLPVIAQTAYVGAEGSMIEQKGFTAYISKPIDKDKLLLLVNSAIYRKKTAADA, encoded by the coding sequence GTGCTGAAAAAATTAAACAGGATTACTATTTATAAAAAAATATTATGGCTGACGTTGTTGTCCGCTATTTTTTTTCTGGCCCTGTTTGCGGCAATTTATTATTATACCGTGCAGCAGGAAAAGGACGTTTATAAAGTTTCCCGGGCACAATTTGACAACGAGGTAAACTCATTGATGGAGCTCGATGCACAAACCAATATCTCCAATATCATAGATATGGTTTATTGGGATGAATTCGTATCCTACCTAAAAACGGAAGATAAATATTGGTTTGACCAGAATGTCAATTCTTCACTGGATACCTACAAAGCGGATTACCTTGGGATTTATGATGTCAACAGAAAATTTGTCAGCAAATCCTCAACCCAGTCCATAACGACATTGGATTTTATCCCAAAAGCTGCATTTGATGTCATCGACAGCAAGCGATTGGTCGAATTTTACATCAGGATTCCCGAAGGATTTGTACAGGTTTTCGGGTCGGGTGTGCATGCAACTGCCGATATATATGAGAAAAAGACAAAGCCTTTGGGATATTTCTTCATCGTCAAGCTCATGAACGGCGCTTATTTTGAAAGCCTTGAAAAACTGAACAATTCCAATATTGGGTTTTATAATAGTTTTCCTGACCCTGAAAATAATATTTACGTAGTTCGTAATCTGAAAGATTATAACGGTAAGACAATCACGAAATTATTATTCAAAAGGACTTTCGACGTGAGTTTTCATACGACAAAAAACATCCTTATTTTATTGATCATCACTTATTTGTGTAGTATTGTAATATATCTCTACTATTCGCGTCAATGGGTTTACAAACCGTTGAGCCTCATTACCAGCATCCTCGAAAAAGGCAATGTGAATGATATGGAATCATTAAAACACATCCCGGGTGAATTCAGGCATATCGGTAACCTGTTTGAAGAGCGTGACAAACAGAAGAAGCAACTTGAAGTCGCCAAGGCCAAAGCAGAAGAAAGCGACAGGTTGAAGTCGTCGTTCCTGACAAACATTTCACATGAAATCCGTACGCCGATGAATGCCGTAATTGGGTTTTCCGGAATATTGCAGAACAATAATCTTTCGGAGCAGGAAAGGGCTGAGTATTCCCGGATATTGCACAGCAGCGGTATCAACCTGGTTTCAATCATTGACGATCTCATAGAAATGTCGAGGATTGACACGAACCAGGTAATTCCAAACTATACGGCAGTTGATATCGATTTATGCCTTAAGGTGTTGTATGAATCCATAAAAATAACCCTTCCTGCAGAAAAGGAACTTGATTTTCATATCGCATGGCCTGATCAACGTGCCGCCGGAAAGATCGTCACCGATGAAATAAAGCTTCGGCAAATCCTGACCAACCTGGTTACCAACGCCATTAAATATACCGAACGGGGATTTGTATCCATCACTTATCAGATAAATGAACTCAGTTCCGAAGTGCTGTTTTCAGTACGGGATTCAGGAATCGGGATTGACCCGAAAGAACACGGGAAGATTTTTGAACGTTTTTTCAGGATTGACAATGATTTTTCAGTCAAGGCAGGTGGCCTCGGATTGGGCCTGGCCATTTCAAAAGCTTATGTGAATATGCTGGGCGGGGAAATCAGCATTGAATCGATTGATAATGCCGGGGCCGAATTCCGTTTTACCATTCCGCTGCATTATGCCGTAAATGAAGATTCGAAATCGATTCCCACTACCGATGTCGAAAACGAAAGCAATGAAGTGTTGACTATCCTGGTCGCAGAGGATAATAACATTAATTTTCTGCTCCTTCAAAAAATGCTCCACAAACACAATCATGTCATCTTAAGGGCTTGTAATGGGCGTGAAGCTGTCGATATATGTGAAAAAGACAAGTCAATCGACCTGGTCCTGATGGATATCAAGATGCCTGTCATGGACGGCTACGAAGCTTTCGAATTGATCCGGAAAATGAATCCGTTGCTTCCCGTAATTGCCCAAACTGCTTATGTAGGGGCGGAAGGGAGCATGATTGAACAAAAAGGGTTTACGGCTTACATTTCCAAACCAATCGATAAGGATAAATTGTTGTTATTAGTCAATAGCGCGATTTACCGCAAGAAAACCGCTGCCGATGCATAA
- a CDS encoding TorF family putative porin, translating into MHKKYYLLLMVITGLAVFGQTDTAKDSLKTDGKRWEAKVDLKSRYIWRGQAYGGNTPAIQPSFSYCVTENLSIGMWATHNFRCEDGHADGSSDGYREFNFGLDYQLADFLSLGIWQYYWPSLDDDPDADTRFFHYGPASVTTIDAGLTFDFSENYRYAFQAAINTFISGNDFRYGDKGESTRNFTTYAEIGYVFKDVFNSISAKTFRGISLTPVTGAVLNNRAGYYEAADYNKVSFINLSVAAEREFDLGYGIAMPVCINYTHNGGTANTALEGRDFLTATLSFKY; encoded by the coding sequence ATGCATAAGAAATATTATTTATTGCTAATGGTAATTACCGGACTGGCTGTTTTTGGGCAAACAGATACTGCCAAAGACAGCTTGAAAACAGATGGCAAGCGCTGGGAGGCCAAAGTTGATTTGAAAAGCAGGTACATCTGGCGCGGACAGGCATATGGCGGCAATACGCCCGCAATACAGCCTTCTTTTAGTTACTGTGTGACTGAAAATCTTTCCATAGGGATGTGGGCCACGCATAATTTCAGGTGCGAAGATGGCCATGCTGACGGCAGTTCGGACGGGTACCGCGAATTCAATTTCGGGTTGGATTACCAACTGGCTGATTTCCTTTCGCTCGGGATTTGGCAATATTATTGGCCTTCTTTAGACGATGACCCGGATGCTGATACCCGTTTCTTCCATTATGGACCGGCAAGCGTGACAACTATTGATGCGGGACTTACGTTTGATTTTTCCGAAAATTACCGTTATGCGTTCCAGGCAGCAATTAATACATTTATCTCTGGAAATGATTTCCGTTATGGTGATAAAGGGGAATCCACACGCAATTTCACCACTTATGCTGAAATCGGATATGTATTTAAGGACGTATTCAATAGTATTTCAGCAAAGACTTTTCGTGGCATCAGCCTTACGCCGGTTACAGGTGCAGTCCTCAACAATCGCGCTGGTTATTATGAGGCGGCGGATTACAATAAGGTGTCTTTCATCAATCTTTCTGTTGCAGCTGAGCGTGAATTTGACCTTGGGTACGGTATCGCAATGCCTGTCTGCATTAATTACACCCACAATGGCGGTACAGCAAATACAGCATTGGAAGGCAGGGATTTTTTAACAGCCACATTGTCATTTAAATATTGA
- the rimO gene encoding 30S ribosomal protein S12 methylthiotransferase RimO, with amino-acid sequence MRTKSLKKNKINVITLGCSKNIYDSEVLMGQLRASGKEVQHEAPEKEEGNIIVINTCGFIDNAKAESVNMILEYADKKDRGLVDKVFVTGCLSERYRPDLEKEIPNIDQYFGTTELPLLLKALGADYKHELLGERLTTTPKNYAYLKIAEGCDRPCSFCAIPLMRGKHVSQPIEKLVKEAQTLAKDGVKELILIAQDLTYYGLDLYKKRNLGELLEALVKVEGIEWIRLHYAFPTGFPMDVLEIMKREPKICNYIDIPLQHISDQVLKSMRRGTTQEKTTKLLKDFREAVPGMAIRTTLIVGYPGETQEDFEKLKDFVQEMKFDRLGCFAYSHEENTHAYLLEDDVPDEVKQQRANEIMELQSQISWDLNQEKVGQSFKCIIDRKEGGHFVGRTEFDSPDVDNEVLIDATKHYVKTGDFVMVKIIEATEFDLYGEPVN; translated from the coding sequence ATGCGGACTAAGTCTTTAAAAAAGAACAAAATAAATGTCATTACCCTTGGGTGTTCCAAAAATATCTACGACAGTGAAGTGCTGATGGGCCAGCTGCGCGCAAGCGGAAAGGAAGTGCAGCATGAAGCGCCTGAAAAGGAAGAAGGCAATATCATCGTGATCAATACCTGCGGATTTATCGATAATGCAAAGGCGGAATCGGTGAACATGATTTTGGAATATGCCGATAAGAAAGACCGCGGATTGGTAGACAAAGTTTTCGTTACAGGCTGTCTTTCTGAGCGTTACCGTCCTGATTTAGAGAAAGAAATCCCGAATATCGACCAGTATTTCGGAACGACCGAGTTGCCGTTGTTACTCAAAGCGCTTGGTGCTGATTATAAGCATGAATTGCTGGGTGAAAGGCTTACTACCACTCCGAAAAACTACGCTTATTTAAAAATTGCCGAAGGTTGCGACCGCCCTTGCAGTTTTTGCGCGATTCCGCTGATGCGTGGTAAACACGTTTCACAGCCGATTGAAAAACTGGTAAAAGAAGCTCAGACATTGGCCAAAGACGGCGTAAAAGAATTAATATTGATTGCGCAGGACCTTACGTATTACGGGCTTGATTTGTATAAGAAAAGGAATCTGGGTGAGCTTCTCGAGGCCTTGGTGAAGGTGGAAGGAATCGAATGGATCCGCCTTCATTACGCGTTCCCGACCGGTTTCCCGATGGACGTACTCGAAATCATGAAACGCGAGCCGAAAATCTGCAATTATATTGATATTCCGCTGCAGCACATCTCGGATCAAGTATTGAAATCGATGCGACGCGGCACGACACAGGAAAAAACAACGAAATTACTCAAGGATTTCCGTGAAGCTGTTCCGGGAATGGCCATCAGGACGACGTTGATCGTAGGATATCCGGGTGAAACACAGGAAGATTTTGAGAAACTTAAGGATTTCGTGCAGGAAATGAAGTTCGACCGTTTGGGTTGTTTTGCCTATTCACATGAGGAAAACACACATGCTTATTTACTCGAAGACGATGTCCCTGACGAAGTAAAACAGCAACGCGCGAATGAAATCATGGAACTGCAGTCGCAAATCTCCTGGGACCTGAACCAGGAGAAAGTGGGCCAGTCGTTCAAATGCATTATTGACCGCAAAGAAGGCGGGCATTTCGTAGGCCGTACTGAATTTGACAGCCCGGATGTCGACAATGAAGTTTTAATCGATGCCACCAAACATTATGTAAAGACGGGTGATTTCGTCATGGTGAAAATCATTGAAGCCACAGAATTCGATTTGTATGGGGAACCAGTTAACTGA
- a CDS encoding OmpP1/FadL family transporter, which translates to MKKYLSILFLGLAANGLQAQDMTDALRYAQDNLNGTARFRAMGGAFGALGGDFSSLNVNPAGSAVFTNNQAALTLSSINTTNRSNYFGEKYKENDNTFDLNQVGGVWVFTEQSEKSGWNKLALGLNYENENLFDNSIFYRGHNNNSVADYFLSYANGIPVATIQNNDFRDLNYAEQQAYLGFEGYAINPVGANSYESAITGANNFYQENTITSTGYNGKLSFNAAVSYKDKYYFGLNLNSHFTDYTRHTSFYEDYLDSPGHDNGNGLQASRFSNDLTTYGSGFSFQLGGIAKLNNEIRVGLSYTSPTWYSLKDELLQTFAVSTVNTSPREGDFYADPDIKFIYPTYKLQTPGSYTGSFAYVFGKQGLISIDYSMKDYSKTRLKPKSDPTFATANAQINDLLDTSGELRVGGEYRIKKWSLRGGYRFEQSPYKNDEIVSDLNAYSAGLGYSFGDTKVDISYTKARRDYQQSSFSQGMTDSATINQRNHNVSVTVIFEL; encoded by the coding sequence ATGAAAAAGTATTTATCAATTTTATTTTTAGGACTTGCAGCCAATGGCCTGCAGGCACAGGACATGACAGATGCACTCCGGTATGCGCAGGACAATCTGAACGGGACAGCAAGGTTTCGTGCGATGGGCGGGGCTTTCGGGGCTTTAGGAGGCGATTTCTCTTCACTGAATGTAAATCCGGCAGGTTCGGCGGTATTTACCAACAACCAGGCTGCATTGACGTTAAGTAGTATCAACACTACGAACCGTTCGAATTATTTTGGAGAAAAATACAAAGAAAACGACAATACTTTTGACTTAAACCAGGTCGGCGGTGTATGGGTTTTTACAGAGCAGAGTGAAAAAAGCGGATGGAACAAGCTGGCACTCGGCTTGAATTATGAAAATGAAAACCTATTTGACAATTCCATTTTTTACAGGGGCCACAACAACAATTCCGTAGCGGATTATTTTTTAAGTTATGCGAATGGCATCCCGGTTGCGACCATTCAAAACAATGATTTCCGGGATCTTAATTATGCCGAACAGCAGGCTTACCTGGGTTTTGAAGGGTATGCCATCAATCCCGTGGGAGCCAACAGCTACGAATCGGCGATTACAGGTGCCAATAACTTTTACCAGGAGAATACCATAACCAGTACGGGTTACAACGGAAAGCTGTCTTTTAACGCTGCAGTATCATATAAGGACAAATATTATTTCGGATTGAATCTGAATTCCCATTTCACGGATTACACCAGGCATACGAGTTTTTACGAAGATTATCTTGATTCCCCTGGCCACGACAACGGAAATGGCTTACAGGCATCGCGGTTCAGTAATGACCTGACTACCTATGGTTCCGGATTTTCATTCCAGTTGGGTGGTATCGCCAAACTCAATAATGAAATCCGCGTAGGATTATCATATACATCACCGACCTGGTACAGCCTTAAAGATGAGTTGCTGCAAACGTTTGCAGTAAGCACGGTCAATACCAGTCCGCGTGAGGGAGATTTTTATGCCGATCCGGACATCAAATTCATTTATCCAACTTATAAATTGCAGACACCTGGAAGTTATACCGGAAGTTTCGCTTATGTATTCGGGAAACAGGGATTGATCAGCATTGATTATTCAATGAAAGATTATTCAAAGACCAGGTTGAAACCTAAAAGCGATCCCACTTTCGCTACAGCCAACGCCCAAATAAATGATTTGCTCGATACCTCAGGAGAATTGCGTGTTGGCGGCGAATACCGTATCAAAAAATGGAGTTTGAGGGGCGGTTACCGCTTTGAGCAGAGTCCGTATAAAAATGACGAGATCGTGAGCGACCTTAATGCGTATTCCGCCGGTCTGGGCTACAGTTTCGGAGACACAAAGGTTGATATTTCTTACACCAAAGCCAGAAGGGACTACCAGCAATCCTCGTTCTCACAGGGCATGACTGACTCAGCGACCATTAATCAAAGGAACCACAATGTAAGTGTTACAGTGATTTTTGAGTTGTAG
- the proS gene encoding proline--tRNA ligase, with protein MSKNLTTREEDYSKWYNELVVKADLAENSGVKGCMVIKPYGYAIWEKMQAELDRMFKETGHQNAYFPLFVPKSMFEAEEKNAEGFAKECAIVTHYRLKNDPDKPGKLMVDPNAKLEEELIVRPTSEAIIWSTYKKWIQSHRDLPLLINQWANVVRWEMRTRLFLRTAEFLWQEGHTAHATRSEAIEESEKMMNVYADFAENFMGIPVIKGLKTETERFAGAEETYCIEALMQDGKALQAGTSHFLGQNFAKAFDVKFANHEGKLEHVWGTSWGVSTRLMGALVMTHSDDNGLVLPPNLAPIQVVIVPIYKSDEEFAAVSEAAQTLVSQFRKLRVSVKFDDRTTQKPGFKFAEWELKGVPVRIAIGPKDLENGTFEVARRDTLTKEVVQKDGIVTYVNDLLETIQQSLFNKALDYRNSHITKVENFDEFKDVLENKGGFISAHWDGTPETEEKIKEMTKATIRCIALDRVAESGVCVLTGKPSEGRVLFAKAY; from the coding sequence ATGAGCAAGAATCTCACAACAAGGGAAGAAGATTATTCGAAATGGTATAATGAACTGGTGGTAAAGGCCGACCTTGCTGAGAATTCAGGGGTTAAAGGCTGTATGGTGATCAAGCCCTACGGGTATGCAATATGGGAAAAAATGCAGGCAGAGCTCGACAGGATGTTTAAGGAAACGGGCCACCAAAATGCTTATTTTCCGCTATTTGTGCCAAAAAGCATGTTCGAAGCGGAGGAAAAAAACGCCGAAGGCTTCGCAAAAGAGTGTGCTATCGTCACGCACTACCGCTTAAAGAACGATCCGGACAAACCGGGAAAACTGATGGTCGACCCGAACGCCAAACTTGAAGAAGAATTGATTGTCCGCCCTACGAGCGAGGCCATCATCTGGTCTACGTATAAAAAATGGATTCAATCCCACCGTGATTTGCCGTTACTGATTAACCAGTGGGCGAATGTGGTGCGTTGGGAAATGAGGACGCGTTTGTTTTTAAGGACAGCCGAATTCCTTTGGCAGGAAGGGCATACAGCGCACGCTACAAGAAGTGAAGCGATTGAAGAATCGGAAAAAATGATGAATGTGTATGCGGATTTCGCGGAGAATTTCATGGGAATTCCTGTCATCAAAGGCCTTAAGACAGAAACCGAACGTTTTGCCGGCGCTGAAGAAACCTATTGTATCGAAGCCCTGATGCAGGATGGGAAAGCTTTACAGGCTGGAACCTCACATTTCCTTGGGCAGAATTTCGCAAAAGCATTTGATGTAAAATTTGCAAATCATGAAGGAAAACTCGAGCATGTCTGGGGAACGTCATGGGGTGTTTCCACAAGACTGATGGGTGCGCTAGTCATGACGCATTCTGACGATAACGGCCTGGTGTTGCCCCCAAACCTCGCGCCTATACAAGTGGTTATTGTACCTATATATAAGTCAGATGAGGAATTTGCGGCAGTTTCAGAAGCGGCTCAAACCTTGGTATCGCAATTCAGGAAATTAAGGGTTTCAGTGAAGTTTGATGATCGTACGACACAAAAACCAGGCTTTAAATTTGCCGAATGGGAATTGAAAGGTGTTCCGGTTCGCATCGCGATCGGTCCGAAGGATTTGGAGAATGGGACTTTTGAAGTGGCAAGAAGGGACACATTGACGAAAGAAGTCGTACAGAAAGACGGCATTGTGACTTATGTGAATGACCTGCTGGAAACCATACAGCAAAGCCTTTTCAACAAAGCCCTTGATTACAGGAATTCACATATTACCAAAGTAGAAAACTTTGATGAGTTTAAGGACGTGCTTGAAAACAAAGGCGGTTTTATCTCTGCCCATTGGGACGGGACACCGGAAACCGAAGAAAAAATCAAGGAAATGACAAAAGCGACGATCCGCTGCATCGCGTTGGACAGGGTAGCGGAAAGCGGTGTTTGCGTACTGACAGGCAAGCCTTCAGAAGGCAGGGTATTGTTTGCGAAAGCGTATTAA
- the rpsT gene encoding 30S ribosomal protein S20 translates to MANHKSALKRIRSNEKKRVLNRYQHKTTRNAIKALRMATDKNEASSKLSAVISMIDKLAKKNIIHDNKASNLKSKLTRQVAKL, encoded by the coding sequence ATGGCAAATCATAAGTCAGCTTTAAAGAGAATCAGAAGTAACGAAAAGAAAAGGGTGTTAAACAGGTACCAGCACAAAACTACGCGTAATGCTATCAAAGCGCTTAGGATGGCTACTGATAAAAACGAAGCTTCTTCAAAGTTATCTGCCGTGATTTCAATGATTGACAAATTGGCTAAGAAAAATATCATCCACGATAACAAAGCTTCCAATCTGAAATCAAAATTGACAAGACAAGTAGCTAAATTGTAA
- a CDS encoding response regulator, producing the protein MLHKVICIDDDPIALLLSKMVIARANFATNVIALSNGEEAIAYLKNEQDKPHEMEDLLILLDLNMPVMDGWEFLEQFDQNLYNYYKNTKIILLSSSVDPNDIRKAKNFQMVLDFLPKPLTKEKLENIITKFSA; encoded by the coding sequence ATGCTCCACAAAGTAATCTGTATTGACGACGACCCCATCGCATTACTGCTTTCAAAAATGGTAATCGCAAGAGCCAATTTTGCCACCAATGTAATCGCATTATCCAACGGCGAAGAAGCCATTGCTTATCTAAAGAATGAACAGGATAAACCCCACGAAATGGAAGATTTGCTCATCCTGCTGGATTTAAACATGCCCGTAATGGATGGCTGGGAATTCCTGGAGCAATTCGATCAGAACCTCTATAATTACTACAAGAATACCAAAATCATTTTACTTTCCTCATCCGTCGACCCGAACGACATAAGGAAAGCAAAGAATTTCCAGATGGTTTTAGATTTCCTTCCAAAGCCGCTTACTAAAGAGAAACTGGAAAATATCATCACAAAATTCAGCGCATAA
- a CDS encoding PAS domain-containing sensor histidine kinase: MKNKTDKITYIFIFIAIILAFSSLTLLEGRYPSEDFLYFHILRDFIFISICIVVVRYFILKNDRANRQNLEKLKNNNLEIRESKERYDIVAKATSDTIWDWKIQENEFTWNKGIQGVYGYKRDEVGNNSKWWFDRIHPEDSIRMSVKLYAFLEQKTQKWQDEYRFKCRDGSYKYVLDRGFLVFNEKGTPIRMIGAMQDITKQKKEEQRLRLLETVITNTKDAVVITDADNSLLDIPSIVFVNQAFTNMSGYDYDDVIGKSPLIFFGTKTDPVEVERLTHCISLKKECETEIICYKKNGDEYWVRFSMVPVFNSEKEHTHWISIQRDVTERKQQEKEREQLINELTQNNKDLRQFSYITSHNLRAPLSNLIGLLQLLEEIPLENEELQQIMEGFSKSTYLLNETISDLGKVVIIRDNPSIEKQHIPIRESIENVMDQINIMITANNLNVDYDITATDVYSNKSYFESIMLNLLTNAIKYKSESRALRIHISVTEDADYTILRFSDNGIGINLEKFRDKVFGLYQRFHNYPDSKGLGLYLVKSQIESMGGEISIESKVDEGTTFVIKFRKEL; this comes from the coding sequence ATGAAAAATAAAACCGATAAAATAACCTACATTTTTATTTTCATTGCGATTATTTTGGCGTTTTCAAGCCTGACATTACTCGAAGGGCGATATCCGTCAGAAGACTTCCTTTATTTCCATATTTTACGGGATTTCATTTTCATTTCGATATGCATCGTGGTGGTTCGTTATTTCATATTAAAGAATGACCGCGCAAACAGGCAAAACCTAGAAAAACTAAAAAACAACAACCTAGAAATCCGAGAATCGAAAGAGCGCTACGATATTGTCGCCAAAGCCACCAGCGACACCATCTGGGACTGGAAAATACAGGAAAATGAATTCACATGGAACAAGGGAATCCAGGGCGTTTACGGCTACAAAAGAGACGAAGTAGGAAACAATTCCAAATGGTGGTTTGACCGCATCCATCCTGAGGACAGCATCCGGATGTCTGTGAAACTATACGCATTCCTGGAACAGAAGACACAGAAATGGCAGGACGAATACCGTTTCAAATGCCGCGACGGTTCTTACAAATATGTGCTGGACAGGGGATTTTTGGTATTCAATGAAAAAGGCACCCCGATCCGTATGATTGGGGCAATGCAGGACATTACCAAACAAAAGAAGGAAGAGCAAAGGCTCAGGCTGCTCGAAACCGTGATTACCAATACCAAAGATGCGGTAGTCATTACAGATGCGGACAATTCATTGCTGGACATTCCCTCCATTGTTTTCGTAAACCAGGCATTTACGAATATGTCCGGTTATGATTACGATGATGTTATCGGGAAATCACCCTTGATTTTCTTTGGCACAAAAACGGACCCTGTGGAAGTGGAACGGCTCACGCATTGCATCTCGCTGAAGAAAGAATGCGAAACGGAAATCATTTGTTACAAAAAAAACGGTGACGAATATTGGGTGCGGTTTTCGATGGTTCCGGTTTTCAATTCAGAAAAAGAACATACACACTGGATTTCGATCCAGCGTGACGTTACCGAACGGAAACAGCAGGAAAAAGAACGCGAGCAGCTCATCAATGAACTCACACAAAACAATAAGGATTTAAGGCAATTCTCATACATCACTTCACATAACCTCCGGGCGCCATTATCCAACCTTATCGGGCTGCTGCAATTGCTTGAAGAAATTCCGCTTGAAAATGAAGAGCTGCAGCAGATTATGGAAGGTTTTTCAAAATCCACTTACCTTCTTAATGAAACCATTTCTGATTTGGGCAAAGTGGTGATCATACGCGACAATCCGTCTATTGAAAAGCAGCATATCCCTATCCGCGAGTCGATTGAGAATGTGATGGACCAGATCAATATCATGATCACGGCCAACAACCTTAATGTAGATTATGACATTACAGCTACTGATGTCTATTCAAATAAATCCTATTTTGAAAGCATCATGCTGAACCTGCTTACCAATGCCATCAAATACAAATCGGAAAGCCGTGCGCTCCGCATCCATATTTCAGTAACCGAAGACGCAGATTATACCATTTTGCGTTTTAGCGACAATGGCATTGGCATCAACCTTGAGAAATTCAGGGATAAGGTTTTCGGGCTTTACCAGCGCTTCCACAATTATCCGGACAGTAAAGGCCTCGGGCTTTATCTCGTGAAGTCGCAGATAGAAAGTATGGGTGGCGAAATCAGCATTGAGAGCAAGGTAGACGAAGGCACCACTTTTGTAATAAAATTCAGGAAAGAACTATAA